A single Leptospira kirschneri serovar Cynopteri str. 3522 CT DNA region contains:
- a CDS encoding lipoyl domain-containing protein, which translates to MKSKSYIFELITPDLGDTDKIELVHWNSKIGDLVEQGQEVLELVTDKACFPMESPVKGTLTQIIKEKGSIVRKGEVLGILELSESE; encoded by the coding sequence ATGAAATCAAAATCCTACATTTTTGAATTGATCACACCGGATCTAGGAGATACCGATAAGATAGAACTGGTTCACTGGAATTCGAAGATCGGTGACTTGGTAGAACAAGGTCAAGAGGTTTTGGAGCTAGTTACCGATAAAGCGTGTTTTCCAATGGAGTCCCCGGTGAAAGGTACACTAACGCAAATTATAAAAGAGAAAGGATCTATTGTTCGCAAAGGTGAAGTGTTGGGAATTTTGGAACTTTCTGAATCCGAATGA
- a CDS encoding metallophosphoesterase family protein, which translates to MKILHLSDLHFPTSLPFFQLKGKMFVGYLNYNLRRKNKYPRKVWDSILTFVQEINPDAIVVSGDLTNVSHEEEFKIAKKILNELPLKKVFYIPGNHDRYVKQSSGENALYEKYFSELSGESISYNKSYIRIKKIQNLHFVGWDSSIPLSVLNAHGRIHPEVVLQTKKFLSEKKITNYILVCHHPIWNPIDKQETVHHKLLNREEVASLLKERPPILYLHGHVHTNWVKFPGKELPYYVINSASSTRLPDAKHESGFHLIEIQKQKVKIQRYTYNLKRSKFTEAPLVSYSEKE; encoded by the coding sequence ATGAAAATTCTTCATCTATCAGACTTACACTTTCCGACTTCGCTCCCATTCTTTCAGCTTAAGGGTAAGATGTTTGTGGGATATTTAAATTATAATCTTAGAAGAAAGAATAAATATCCTAGAAAAGTTTGGGATTCTATCTTGACTTTTGTTCAAGAGATCAATCCGGATGCGATCGTAGTATCTGGAGATCTCACTAACGTATCTCACGAAGAAGAATTTAAAATAGCCAAAAAAATATTAAACGAACTCCCTTTAAAAAAAGTTTTTTATATTCCTGGAAACCACGATCGTTATGTAAAACAATCTTCGGGAGAAAATGCCTTATATGAAAAATATTTCTCCGAACTTTCTGGAGAATCTATTTCGTATAACAAAAGTTATATTCGAATCAAGAAGATTCAAAATCTTCACTTTGTGGGTTGGGATTCAAGCATTCCTCTTTCAGTTTTAAATGCTCATGGCCGAATTCACCCGGAAGTTGTTCTACAAACAAAAAAATTTCTTTCCGAAAAAAAAATCACAAACTATATTCTAGTCTGTCATCATCCGATCTGGAATCCGATCGATAAACAAGAAACAGTACATCATAAATTGCTAAATAGGGAAGAAGTAGCTTCTTTATTGAAAGAACGACCACCTATTCTTTATCTACACGGTCACGTTCATACGAACTGGGTAAAATTTCCCGGGAAAGAATTGCCTTATTACGTGATCAATTCCGCATCTAGTACTCGTCTTCCGGATGCAAAACACGAAAGTGGTTTTCATCTTATCGAAATTCAAAAACAGAAAGTTAAAATTCAAAGATATACTTACAATTTAAAAAGGTCTAAGTTTACGGAAGCCCCTCTGGTTTCCTATTCGGAAAAGGAATAG